DNA from Algisphaera agarilytica:
GTGGCTTCGTTCACGCAGTTCGTCGACGGTGCCATCCGCCACGATCTTGCCCTGGGCGATGATCACCACGCGGTCGGCGACACGCTGCACCTCCGGCAGGATGTGGCTCGACAGCAAGACCGTATGCTCGCCCGCCAAGTCGCGGATGAGCTGTCGGACTTGACTGATCTGGTTGGGGTCGAGGCCGGAGGTCGGTTCGTCGAGCACCAACACCGGCGGGTCGTGCAGCAGCGCCGCGGCGAGGCCGACACGTTGTTTGTTGCCTTTGGACAACCGTCCGATGGTCCGGCGACGCAGGTGACTCAGCCCGCAGCGTTCGGCGACGTGGCCGATGCGGTCCCGCCGCTGGTTGCGTGGCATGTTGTGCAGCTTGCCCGCGAAGTGCAGGTATTCCTCGACGCGCATCTCCGGGTACAGCGGGTTGGACTCGGGTAGGTACCCGAGCTTCCGGCGGGCGTCGGCGGCGTGGGTGAGCACATCATGCCCATCGAGCGTGGCTCGGCCCGAAGTGGGCGGGAGGTAGCCCGTGAGCATGCGGATGGTGGTGGACTTGCCCGCGCCGTTGGGCCCCAGGAACCCCACGATCTGGCCGGGCTCAAGCTCGAGCGACAAAGCGTCGACCGCGAGCGTGGGGCCGTACCACTTGGTGAGATTTTCAGCCTTAACCATGAGAGATTTGGGAATAGGATCGGCTTGCGCGGGATCGGGGATTGTCGTCGATTACCCAACAATTTTCAAGGCAATCGCCTGCGCGGCGAGCGGCAGTGGCTCTGCCCCTGCACCCCGATCGGCAAGATCTATTGGGCGCTATCCACGTGTTGCTGGATGGCTTCCAGGAACTGGGGGCCGTAGCGGCTGAGTTTAGTTTGCCCCACGCCGTTGATGCGGAGGAAGGCTTCGTCCGTGGTGGGCAGCGACTGGGCCATCTGGCGGAGCGCCGCGTCGCCGAACACGACGTAGGGGGGCACGCCCTGTTGGCGGGCGAGTTCGCGGCGTAGTTCGCGGAGCGTGGTGAACAACGATTCGTCGATCGGCAGGTCGGGATCGATGCCGGTGCTCGCCGCGGTACGGGCCCGGCGCTCGGACGACGGCTTGGCCACACGGCTTTGAGCAAGCTCGATCCTCACCTCCCCCTTGAGCACGTCTTTGCTCGCCGCGGTGAGGTACGCGGTGCGGTATTCGTCGTCGCTGAGGGCGAGGTGGCCGTGGTGGATGAGGTGTTCGACGAGTTGTCGCCAGTAGCCCGCGGGCTGGTGCTTGCCCAGGCCGTGGACGCTGAGCTCGTGGTGGCCGCGGCTGGTGACGCGCTCGGCCTCGCTGCCGCGCAGCACGTTGATCACGTGGCTGGTGCCGAAGCGCTGCCCCGTGCGGGCGACGGCGGAGAGCAGCTTCTGGGCGTCTTCCGTGGCGTCGACGACCTGCGGCGGCTTGAGGCAGTTGTCGCAGTGGCCACAGGCCCCAGGGCGATCCTCGCCGAAATGCTGGAGCAGGGCGGCGGTGCGGCAGCCGGTGGTGTGGCAGTATTTGACGACCTGTTCGAGCTGCTGCCGAGCGTGGTCTTGCTCGGCCTGGGTTTCCTTCTGATTGATGAAAAACTCGATCTTCGCGCGGTCGCCGCCAGAGTAGAACAGGATGCAGTCGGCGGGCAGCCCGTCGCGACCCGCCCGGCCGGTCTCCTGGTAATACCCTTCGATGTGCCGCGGCAGGTCGGCGTGGAACACAAAACGCACGTCCGGCTTGTCCACGCCCATCCCGAACGCGATCGTTGCACACACCACCCGCGCATCACCAAAGATAAACGCGTGTTGGTTTGCCTCCCGCACGTCGGCTTCCAGCCCGGCGTGGTAGGGCAACGCCGCGATGCCAGACGCCTTGAGCTTGTCCGCGATCTCCTCGCAGCGCTTGCGCGACTGGCAGTACACAATCCCCTCGGCCAGCGGGTTCTCGTGCAGGTAGTCGAGGATCTGCGGCACGACTTTCTGCTTCGGCCGGATCTCGTAGTACAGGTTGGTCCGCTCAAACCCGCCCTGGTGCTGCGCGGGATCGCGCAGGGCGAGTTCACGCACGATGTCTTGGGCGACGCGGGGCGTGGCGGTCGCGGTGAGTGCGATAACGGGCGTGTCGGCAAAGCGGCCGTCGTACCCGGTGCGCAGCTCGCCGAGCATGCGGTACTCGGGGCGGAAGTCGTGGCCCCATTCGCTGATGCAGTGCGCTTCGTCGATGGCGAACCGCGAGACGTTCAGTCGGGCGAGTAACGCGCGGCCCGGCGCGGCCATTAGCCGTTCGGGAGCCATGTACACCAGCCGGTACTTCCCCGCGAGGGCGTCTTGTTCGCGTTGGTAGAGCTCGTCGAGGTCGAGGGTCGAGTTGAGGAACGTTGCGGGGATGCCGTTGGCGGTGAGCAGGTCGACCTGGTTCTGCATGAGCGCGATCAATGGCGAGACGACCACGGTCGTGCCGGTTTCGTCCGCCAGGGCGGGGAGCTGGTAGCACAGGCTCTTGCCCCCGCCGGTGGGCAGAATGACGAACACGTCCCGGCCCGCCACGGCGTCGTCGATGATCGCCCGCTGCAACGGCCGGAATTCGTCGTGTCCGAAGTGCTGCTTGAGCAGGTGGCTGAGATGGTCCGCGTCCGCAACGGTCATGCCCCAAGCCTAGCAGATCAAAAAGTTGAGGATGCAGATTTTGGGAACCAATCGCCTGCGCGGCGAGCGGCAGGGGGCCTTGCCCCCTGCACCCCCAAAGGCAACCGGATTTGAGTCTTGCGTTCGTTTAGCGGGCGATCGCAGATCGCCGTGTCACGGGTGTCGGTCTCCGGGGTGCAGGGGCAGAGCCCCTGCCGCTCGCCGCGCAGGCGATTGCCTTAAAAAACACGGATACCAACCTTATCCATTTGCTCCGATCTAATCTGAAAGCTATTTTGTTTCGTTCCAGCCGCATCGGTAACGCGGCGAACCCATCAGTACCCTTTCGCTTGGCCTGCCTGCCTATGCTCCTCACCGACATCCTTCAGCCCGATTGTGTCATGGTCCCGCTCGTCGCCGACGACAAGCAGTCTGCGATCTTCCAGTTGGCCGACCTCCTGGTTGAGAAGACCGACATCGAAGACGCCCAGGCCCTCAAGGACGCGATCTGGCAACGCGAGACCGTCCGCACCACCGGCATCGGAGGTGGCGTCGCGGTGCCCCACGGCAAGACCGAGGGCGTCCCCAGCCTGCACATGGCCATCGGCCGGACCGCCCAGCCGTTGGAGTTCGGCGCGATCGACCGCAACCCGGTTGAACTCATCATCCTGCTCGCCTCCCCGCCGGACCAGACCGGGCCGCACATCGAGGCGTTGTCACGCATCAGCCGGATGCTCATCGACGCCGATGCCCGCGACAAGATGAAGTCGCTTGAGACCCCCGAAGAGGTCTACGCGATGATCAAAGAAGTCGAATCTTCGGTGGCCTGAGTCGGCCGCCATCACACCCGTTTCGTCCATCTATCTCACCGGGAGTCGTCATGTCTGATGCCGCTGTGCCGCGCCGTTTCACGCTGGATAGTTTCGTCGAGGCCACGGTGGAGCGTGAGCTCCGCGAGGGCCTGTTCGAGCTCGAGTCCGAACGCATCCTCGACATCAACCTCGACGGCGAGGTCTGGATCAAGACCGGCGCGATGATCGCCTACACCGGCGCGGTCAAGTTCGTGCGTGAGAAACTGCTCGACCAGGGCATCGGCAACCTGCTCAAGAAAGCCGTCACCGGCGACGGGGCCCGTCTCACCAAAGCCACCGGCCAGGGCTCGGTCTTCTGCGCCGACATCGGCAAGAAGATCACCATCCTCCAGCTCCAGGGCGAATCCATCTTCGTCAACGGCAACGACCTGCTCGCCTTCGAAACGTCGCTGCAGTACGACATCAAGATGATGAAAAAGGTCGGCGCGATGCTCGCGGGCGGCCTGTTCAACGTCCGCCTCGAAGGCCACGGCCTCGTCGCAGTGACCAGCCACTACGATCCGCTTACCCTGCCGGTCGTCCCCGGCCAGCCCATCACCACCGACCCCAACGCCACGGTCATGTGGTCCGGCACCCTGTCGCCCAGCCTCAAGACCGACCTCCAACTCAAAACCTTCCTCGGCCGCGGCAGCGGCGAGTCGGTCCAAATGCAGTTCGAGGGCGACGGGTTTGTCGTGGTCCAGCCGTTCGAGGAAGTGATCCTGCAGGCGGGGACGGCGAGTTAGTGGCTTTGGTAGGTCAGGCATGCCTGCCTGACGCTATCTTATATGAGCTTCGCGTCAGGCAAGCATGCCTGACCTACGGCTTGGGTTGGAGAGTTTCTTTCTGTCCAACTTTCCACTTATCCTCCAGGCAAGCAATACCGCCAAAACGATTTGAGCTAGCCACAGGGCGAGGTTTAAGAAAGGCACATACCAAGGAATATCTTCCTCGGACACCGTCTCAAGTTCCGCTCCCCAGGGCCCAAAACCGAAACAAAAGACGACCGATACCAGTAGGTTCAGGGCGATCAAGATCGGGATGGACAGCAATACTGTCCAAAAATATCTTTTGATGATCGGCTTCATGGGAGTATCAGCAGCTTAACCGCCGTTGAACTTTGTCATCGCCAACTCGATCCCGTCTTCGAGCCAGGACTCGATGCAGTCGCACGCTTTGCCGAGAGTGAAGTTCATCTCGTCGAGTTGTTCGCCGGTGAAACGGCCGAGGACGAAGTCGACTTGCGGGGCGCGGGTGCGGGGGCCGATGCCCAGGCGGAGGCGGGGGTAGTCGCGGGTACCCAGGGCGCGTTCGAGGTCTTTGAGGCCGTTGTGCCCGCCGGGCGAGCCGGAGGCGCGGAGGCGGATCTGGCCGACGTCGAGGGCGATCTCGTCGACGAGGATGAGGATGTCTTCGGGCTCGAGTTTGTAGAACGCCGCGGCCTCACCCACGGCCAGGCCCGAGCGGTTCATGTACGTGGTCGGCTGCATCAGCATGACTTTGTGCATGTTGATGCGGCCCTCGAGGACGCCCGCGTGGAACTTGTGTTTGGCGCCCATCAGGCCGTGGCGGTTGGCGAGTTTTTCGATGGCCATGAACCCGGCGTTGTGACGCGTCTTGGCGTATTCGGGGCCGGGGTTGCCGAGGCCGACGATGAGTTTCATGAGTTGGGAGTTGGGGGTTAGGAGTTGGGGGTTAGGAAAACGCGTTATGTGTTCTCCGCGAGCACTAGGCAAGGTAGCAGAACTTTGGCGCATGAAAAAACCCCGAGCCTTGTAGGGCCCGGGGTTGATTCGTTGAGTGGATTACTCGGCGGCTTCGTCGGCCTTGGCGCCGATGACTTCGGGTTCGCCGTCGCCCGCTTCGGCGTCGCCTTCGTCGTCGGCGACGGCCTTCTGGATCACGATCTGAGCCAGGAGGATGTTGGCTTCCATCGACAGGCTGACGCCCGCGGGGAGCTTGAGGTCCTCGGCGTGGATCGAGTCTTCCAGGCCCAGCTCGCTGATGTCGCAGACCAGCTCGTCGGGGATCGCGTTGGCCTTGCAGCTCACGGTGACGGCGGTGTGCGGGGTGCTGAGCATGGCACCGGCTTCGTTGAGCGCGGCGGGCTCGCCCTTGAACACGACTTCGAGCTCGAGCTCGACTTCTTCGTTCAGGTCAACGCGGGCCAGGTCGACGTGGACGGGGGTGGTGTCGAGGTAGTCGTACTGCACGTCCTTGATCAGGCAGGGCTCGGCCTTGCCGTCGACCTGGACTTCGATCACGTGGGCACCGCTGACGAGCACGTCGTGCAGAGCGCGGGCGTCGACCGACACGTGGAGCGGGTCTTGCTTGTGGCCGTAGATCACGGCGGGGAGTTGGCCTTGCTCGCGGAGACGGATGGAGTAGCGCGAGCCGAGCTTGGTGCGGGTTTGAGCTTCGAGGGTGGGGGTTTCGTGGGACATAGTCTTTTCCTTCTAGTAGTTGTGATTTTGATCTGTTAGCCCCGGGCTTTGCCCGGGGGCGGAGTTTCGTGGGAGAGGCCCCGGTCAAAGCCCGGGGCTAATGGGATGCGGTGATGGTCATCGTTTCGCTGCGTCGACGCCTTTGCGGAAGAGGCTGGAGACCGAGAGGTTGTGGTGGATGTTGTGGACCGCAGTGCCCATCAGCTCGGCGACGCTGAGCTCGGTCAGCTTGTCGGCGATGGCGTCGCAGCGGTTTTCGCAGGGGATCGTGTCGGTGACGACGATGCGGTCGATGGGCGATTCGGCGATGCGCTCCATCGCCAGGCCGACGAGCACGGCGTGGGTCGCGGCGACGATGATCTGCTTGGCCCCATTGCTCTTCACCAGCTTGGCAGCTTCGCAGATGGTCCCGGCGGTGGAGATCATGTCGTCGACCATCAGGACGTTTTTGCCGCTGACGTCGCCGATGATGTTGGTCGAGGTCACGTCGGTGCCGGACTTGCGGCGTTTGTCGATGATGGCGAAATCGGAGTTGAGCGCGTTGGCCACGACACCGGCGACCTTGGCGTTGCCCGCGTCGGGGCTGACCACGCAGAGCGGGTCGATCTCGTCACGCATGTCGGCGATGTGCTGGAGCAGCACCGGCGAAGCACTCATGTGGTCGACCGGGATGTCGAAAAAGCCCTGGATCTGGGCGGCGTGCAGGTCGAGCGCCAGCACGCGGTCGGCTCCCGCAGCGGTGATCAGGTTGGCCACCAGCTTGGCGGTGATGGGCGTACGGCCCTCGTCCTTGCGGTCCTGGCGGGCGTAGCCGAAGTAGGGGATCACGGCGGTGATGCGCTCGGCTGAGGCCCGCTTGAGGCAGTCGATGTAGATGAGCAACTCCATGAGGTGGGCGTTCACAGGGTTGTAGGTCGATTGCACGACGAAGCAGTCGCGGCCGCGCACGTCTTCCTCGATCTTCACCAGGAGTTCGCCGTCCGGGAAGATGTCGGTGTGGCCCTGGCCCATGGGCAGGTCGAGGTGGCGGCACATGTCCTCGGCCAGCTGGCGGCTGGCGCGGCCCGAGAAGATCTTGATGTGGTCGCGGTCGGCCTGGCTCATGCGGGGGCTCCGGGGGAGAGGCGTTGTTTGAGGATCGCGTCGACTTCGGCGAGCTGTTGGGGGTTATTGATGCTCAGCACGTCTTCTTCGGGCACGGCATCGACCACCGAGACGGTCTTGCCCTGGCCGCGGAGGATGCCGGGCACGTCGGTGATGTAGTACTCGCCTTGCTGGTTGGCGTTGCTGACCTGGGTGAGGGTGGTGAACAGGTCGTCGCTGCGGAAGCAGTAGTAGCTGGGGTTGACTTCCTGCACCGCGAGTTCTTCAGGGGTGGCGTCTTTCTGCTCGACGATGCGGTCGAATCCGCCCGAGGCGTTGCGGACCACGCGGCCGTAGCCGGAGGGGTCGGACAGCACGGCGGTGGCGAGGGTGGCGGACGCTTTGGTGCGGCGGTGCAGCTCGAGCAGGCGGGCGAGGGTTTGGCTGCGGATGAGCGGGCCGTCGCCTGCCAGAACGAAGACGTCACCGGCAGGGCGGTTCTCGAAGACGGGGCGGGCCATGTCCGCGGCGTGTGCGGTACCGAGTTGTTCGGTTTGCTCGACGAATTCGCAGCGGGGGTCGTCGGCCAGGGCCTTGCGGACGTCGTCGCCTCGGTAGCCCACGACGACGACACACGTCTCGACACCCGCGGCGTAGCAGGCCTCGGTCACCCAGCGCAGCATCGGCTTGCCCGCGACTTCGTGCAGCACCTTGGGGAGGTCGCTGCCCATGCGCGTGCCTTTGCCCGCGGCCATGATGATCGCGGCGGGGGGGACGGGGTTGTTGGTCGCGTCGGGCATGAGTCGGGCTCCGCGTCGGGGATCAACCGCACGGCGGGAGCTTGAGCTTCCGGCACCGTACAAACAGGCCCACTAGGACTCGAACCTAGAATACCAGTACCAAAAACTGGGGTGTTGCCAATTACACCATAGGCCTAAGGTCGAACATCGTTAGACCCGAGGCGGTCGACGCAGGCACGTCAACACGGGAGAGGGTCCGGCGACTGGATTGGGCTGGGAAACGTCGGTGCCGGTTTTCCTGAAAATGCGTCAGGAAGGTTGTCCGAGGTCCCGTTGTCTGCGCCGCACTCGCGTCACAGTCGGTCCAATTCAGACCCAAAGTTTAGGGTTCCGCCGCCCCATGTCAAGGCGGGGTAAAAGTCGGCTGGCAAGCCATTTATCCACAACCGCTTACGCCCGGCTGAGTTGCAGGAGGTTGCTGGGGCTCTCGGGCTGGCCGGTCCGGGCGCTGAGCAGGCAGGCGTGGACACAGGCCAGGGCTTGCCGCTGCGGAGCGGCGGCGGGAGCGGGGCGGTCGAGCGTCAGTCGCCACTGGTGGGCGAGCAGATCGACGAAGGAAGGCTGCTCGGTCGGCGTATCGCTGGCGTCGAGGATGTTGCCATCGGACTGGTGGAGCTCGTAGGCCCCATCGCTAACCCGCAGCTGGGCTTCGTCGCTGAGCACCGACAGCTCGCGTCGGGTGGAGGCGGCGGTGTCGCTGGCTTCGATGAGAACGGTGTTGCCGTTGGCGACGCGGGCGTGGGCGGCGAGTTGGCCGGTTATCTGACGGATGGGGCTGGTGGGGCCCGTGAGCGAGGCGCTGATCGTCTCGGGCATGGGGGTGAATTCGAGGGCGGTGGTCCAGGCGTCGAGCAGCCGGGCGAGCAGCGAGCCGTGGGGGGGGCGGCCGAGGCTGGTCAGGCGGATGAGCTGCGGCGGGTGGACCGACTCCTGCGGGTCCGCCGCGGCGAGGAAGCCCGGGGAACGCAGGAACGATGGAGCGAAGGTGACGGACTCGGGCAGGGCTGGGCCCTCGAGTTTGCCCAGCTCATCCAGCTCGACCGAGAGCGGTTCGAGACAGACCACTTTGGTGCCATCCTGCGCGGCGGATTGGAGGTCGGCGATCGAAGCGCCCTGCAATGACGTGACCAGCAGCGATGCCGCGGGGCGTTCGATCAGCAGCTTCCGCAGGTCGTTCCCCGCAGCGCAGCCCAGGCGTTTGCCCAGGTCATCGAGTTCGCCGCTGCGAGGCCCGCCGACGCCGATCGGGCGCACCGATCCGCCCATCACGTCCAGCAACTCCCCGGCAAGGTTGGCCCGGTCGGGGCTTGTCCAAACCGTGACCTCGGCGGCGTTGAGGGAAGCGGATGTGGGCGGCGTCATGACGAAACTCAACTTTCTTAAGGAACCTTACCCCGGAACGAGAAGCAGGATACGATATCTGCGTGTGGATGTGACGGCCGCGGGCCTGCCGAGAGGCGGGTCTGAGGAAAGTCCGAACACGACAGGACACGGTGGTGGGTAACACCCACCGGGCGGGCTGGCGACGGCCCGTTTAGGGATAGCGCAACAGAAAGGAAACCGCCTGGGTCAGTGATGAGTGACGAGTGAACAGTAACGAGTATCGGTTTTGACTCATCACTGAGAACTCGTCACTCATCACTGATCCAGGTAAGGGTGAAAGGGTGCGGTAAGAGCGCACCGCTCGCTTGGCGACAGGCGAGGCATGGCAAGCCCCACCGCGTGCAAACTCAAGCAGCCCCGGAAACGGCTTGCCGTTTCGCCCACGGTCCGTGGTGGGGCGGGTAGAGCGCTTGAGCCCGTCGGCAACGGCGGGCCTAGAGAAATGGCCGTCCCCCGCAAGGGGAACAAAATTCGGCTTACGGTCCACACATTAAAATGTAAAAACACCCCGAGGCTAACGCTTCGGGGTGTTTTGCATTGTGTAAAAGTCGCGTGATTCAGAAGACGTATCGGATACCCACGTCGAGGCTGTGGATCAACGGCGCGTCGTACTGGTTGCCCGAAAAGTTCGGGTCATCAAAGCTGTGGATGCGGTACCCGGCGTTCAGATACAGGCGTGGAGCAACTTCGAACTGGACGCCTCCCATGGCTTGGTAAGCGAAGACATAGTCTTCCGAGTCACCAAGCGCGAGGCCTGGAGCGAAGACGTCGGACCAAAGGTAGGCTCCGCCAACACCGCCCCCGACGTAGAGCTCGACGCCATCGGTGATCGGGATATCGGCGATGAGGTTGAACATCAGCGAGAGTTCAAAGATATCGCCGTTAGCGCCCGCAATCGGGGCACCGCCGAGCGTGACGCGATCGAGTTCGGTGCTCCTTGCCCCGACTTCCAACTCGGTGCGTAACGCACCGAAATCCCAGCCGATGAAGCCGAAACTACCAAAGCCGTCCTCGAATTCCAGTTCCGCAGGGCTGGCGGGTGTTCCACCATTGGTCGAGACCAATTCGGAATCTTCGACCACCGTGAACGATCCCATACCACCGATGTAGAAGCCCGTTGCCGCCAGACGAGAGCCGTCCTGCGTGGCAATGCTCTCGTCGATTTCACGAAGGCTTTGCCCGCTGCTGGGGTTACAGATCGCGAGCGATGCGAGAGCGATCAGCGGGGTAGTCAGTGCAGATCGAGAGATAGTCTTAAGCACGAGCAACACCCTTTGCGGAATTCGTATAAGTAAAAGAGAAGAGAACGGATACTTCGATAGCATCGAGCTGATTTCTTACCGACCCAGGATCAGGTCCACCGCGTTGCGGGTGGGCAGGGCCAAGGCACCGTGGGCCTGAGCGGCGGCCACGGCCAACGCGGGGTCTTCGGCGGACTTCACCAGAGCCAGCACGTCGTCGGACATCTGGGCGCTGATCAGGTTACCGTGGGCGTTGGCGGATTCTGCCAGGTCGATCAGCAGAGCGATCTGGACGTCGCCGGAGCGGCTGATGGCATCGGCACCGATGGCGGCCTGAGCGCTGGGGTCGTCGATGCGAGACAGGGTGTCGCCCGCAGCGATCGCCACTTCGGGGCGGAGGTCCTGCACCGCTTCGATAAGCGCGGGCAGGGCGTCGTTGACGTTGTACGCCGTTTCGGAGACGGCGATTTCACGCAGCAGCGACAGAGCCGACAGGGCGAACTCTTTCGATTCCTCGGGGGTGAGGCTCGATCCGCTGTAGCTGGCCGCGAGTTGTTCGACCGCA
Protein-coding regions in this window:
- a CDS encoding ABC transporter ATP-binding protein, which encodes MVKAENLTKWYGPTLAVDALSLELEPGQIVGFLGPNGAGKSTTIRMLTGYLPPTSGRATLDGHDVLTHAADARRKLGYLPESNPLYPEMRVEEYLHFAGKLHNMPRNQRRDRIGHVAERCGLSHLRRRTIGRLSKGNKQRVGLAAALLHDPPVLVLDEPTSGLDPNQISQVRQLIRDLAGEHTVLLSSHILPEVQRVADRVVIIAQGKIVADGTVDELRERSHAEDDRAPVHVEVRGTADAIKQALSGLEHVDTVEVATDPGQDGWCNAWVVPHGRKDVRVAVAEALAAQQLLVREIRREAGTLEEFFVRVTDTSRPAEPRNADAAGGSAA
- a CDS encoding AIM24 family protein; translation: MSDAAVPRRFTLDSFVEATVERELREGLFELESERILDINLDGEVWIKTGAMIAYTGAVKFVREKLLDQGIGNLLKKAVTGDGARLTKATGQGSVFCADIGKKITILQLQGESIFVNGNDLLAFETSLQYDIKMMKKVGAMLAGGLFNVRLEGHGLVAVTSHYDPLTLPVVPGQPITTDPNATVMWSGTLSPSLKTDLQLKTFLGRGSGESVQMQFEGDGFVVVQPFEEVILQAGTAS
- a CDS encoding outer membrane protein, encoding MLKTISRSALTTPLIALASLAICNPSSGQSLREIDESIATQDGSRLAATGFYIGGMGSFTVVEDSELVSTNGGTPASPAELEFEDGFGSFGFIGWDFGALRTELEVGARSTELDRVTLGGAPIAGANGDIFELSLMFNLIADIPITDGVELYVGGGVGGAYLWSDVFAPGLALGDSEDYVFAYQAMGGVQFEVAPRLYLNAGYRIHSFDDPNFSGNQYDAPLIHSLDVGIRYVF
- the pth gene encoding aminoacyl-tRNA hydrolase: MKLIVGLGNPGPEYAKTRHNAGFMAIEKLANRHGLMGAKHKFHAGVLEGRINMHKVMLMQPTTYMNRSGLAVGEAAAFYKLEPEDILILVDEIALDVGQIRLRASGSPGGHNGLKDLERALGTRDYPRLRLGIGPRTRAPQVDFVLGRFTGEQLDEMNFTLGKACDCIESWLEDGIELAMTKFNGG
- a CDS encoding 50S ribosomal protein L25; protein product: MSHETPTLEAQTRTKLGSRYSIRLREQGQLPAVIYGHKQDPLHVSVDARALHDVLVSGAHVIEVQVDGKAEPCLIKDVQYDYLDTTPVHVDLARVDLNEEVELELEVVFKGEPAALNEAGAMLSTPHTAVTVSCKANAIPDELVCDISELGLEDSIHAEDLKLPAGVSLSMEANILLAQIVIQKAVADDEGDAEAGDGEPEVIGAKADEAAE
- a CDS encoding ribose-phosphate diphosphokinase, which encodes MSQADRDHIKIFSGRASRQLAEDMCRHLDLPMGQGHTDIFPDGELLVKIEEDVRGRDCFVVQSTYNPVNAHLMELLIYIDCLKRASAERITAVIPYFGYARQDRKDEGRTPITAKLVANLITAAGADRVLALDLHAAQIQGFFDIPVDHMSASPVLLQHIADMRDEIDPLCVVSPDAGNAKVAGVVANALNSDFAIIDKRRKSGTDVTSTNIIGDVSGKNVLMVDDMISTAGTICEAAKLVKSNGAKQIIVAATHAVLVGLAMERIAESPIDRIVVTDTIPCENRCDAIADKLTELSVAELMGTAVHNIHHNLSVSSLFRKGVDAAKR
- a CDS encoding PTS sugar transporter subunit IIA, which translates into the protein MLLTDILQPDCVMVPLVADDKQSAIFQLADLLVEKTDIEDAQALKDAIWQRETVRTTGIGGGVAVPHGKTEGVPSLHMAIGRTAQPLEFGAIDRNPVELIILLASPPDQTGPHIEALSRISRMLIDADARDKMKSLETPEEVYAMIKEVESSVA
- a CDS encoding sugar phosphate nucleotidyltransferase; translation: MPDATNNPVPPAAIIMAAGKGTRMGSDLPKVLHEVAGKPMLRWVTEACYAAGVETCVVVVGYRGDDVRKALADDPRCEFVEQTEQLGTAHAADMARPVFENRPAGDVFVLAGDGPLIRSQTLARLLELHRRTKASATLATAVLSDPSGYGRVVRNASGGFDRIVEQKDATPEELAVQEVNPSYYCFRSDDLFTTLTQVSNANQQGEYYITDVPGILRGQGKTVSVVDAVPEEDVLSINNPQQLAEVDAILKQRLSPGAPA
- the recQ gene encoding DNA helicase RecQ, whose translation is MTVADADHLSHLLKQHFGHDEFRPLQRAIIDDAVAGRDVFVILPTGGGKSLCYQLPALADETGTTVVVSPLIALMQNQVDLLTANGIPATFLNSTLDLDELYQREQDALAGKYRLVYMAPERLMAAPGRALLARLNVSRFAIDEAHCISEWGHDFRPEYRMLGELRTGYDGRFADTPVIALTATATPRVAQDIVRELALRDPAQHQGGFERTNLYYEIRPKQKVVPQILDYLHENPLAEGIVYCQSRKRCEEIADKLKASGIAALPYHAGLEADVREANQHAFIFGDARVVCATIAFGMGVDKPDVRFVFHADLPRHIEGYYQETGRAGRDGLPADCILFYSGGDRAKIEFFINQKETQAEQDHARQQLEQVVKYCHTTGCRTAALLQHFGEDRPGACGHCDNCLKPPQVVDATEDAQKLLSAVARTGQRFGTSHVINVLRGSEAERVTSRGHHELSVHGLGKHQPAGYWRQLVEHLIHHGHLALSDDEYRTAYLTAASKDVLKGEVRIELAQSRVAKPSSERRARTAASTGIDPDLPIDESLFTTLRELRRELARQQGVPPYVVFGDAALRQMAQSLPTTDEAFLRINGVGQTKLSRYGPQFLEAIQQHVDSAQ